In a genomic window of Sphingomonas koreensis:
- a CDS encoding TonB-dependent receptor plug domain-containing protein, whose amino-acid sequence MTLATHHIRRSVARRARLLLLASVFTAAASPALAQADPVEPADEPQDIVITGSLVERSGFDTPTPVTVIGMDAIERVAAPSIADVINQMPAVRPSLTPTSAVNAGGNTQTGGNFLDLRGLGYARTMVLLDGRRYVPTNPTGAVSINNIPQALIDRVDIVTGGASAAYGADAVAGVVNLRINSKMQGVRATLQGGMAEEGDYRQILASVAAGTKVTDRLHLVVGGEFSDNNGINRLFDRDWSACGPGLLTNPNAGNGGLGTPEQPRFFVTECGVRSSNVTYAGVISGATFTPGNGAAITNIVNLPSYLKGIQFSNSGQAIPYNFGTQVSSGSMLGGDGLNGVAEQVGATPITRYSGFGRLTWEVGSGFELFAELSYHKFNSEQDNIPSSFQYTLRSDNVFLPAALRQTMIDNSVASIVVGKNNRDHGRVRTRFDTDTLQTAIGLSGEFAPGWKVDAYYAYGRNYTQNDGRNVRVTGNYTLALDSIDDPRTPGIVDPICRSTIANPSNGCVPLNILGIVNPNDPALLYVNGFSRFISDIRQNTIAATVRGKPFSTWAGPVAFAIGAEYRDQDLAVDYDVRSQAGAFGAPSLPYSGQVHVKELFGELMVPLLKDSSLGKRLSLDLAGRITDYSTSGTVETWKAGLDYSLSDSIRFRATRSRDIRAPSLAELFQRSGSSNLNVTDFDPRFLGQSYLITALTAGNPNLKPEIADTFTGGMVLTPTAIPGLRLSVDYYDIQIKDAIIQITPAATVQQCFTVNPAACAFITRGSDGRIASVFSGPVNLASAMTRGVDVELQYSLPVGADRITVQTLVNYLIKTELDDGIAKVRLDNSMAQSTVAALGGNPRWKANFNASYIADDFRFSGTARYVGGGYIDRTLTAKDLDKLTVKGRVYFDISGELTLFKPKGEGSKVALFAAVQNLLDTDPPITGAGGYGTTRGLFDTIGRQFIGGVRLNF is encoded by the coding sequence ATGACGCTTGCCACGCACCATATCCGGAGGAGCGTCGCGCGGCGCGCACGCCTTCTGCTCCTTGCCAGCGTCTTCACGGCTGCCGCTTCGCCGGCCCTTGCGCAGGCCGATCCTGTCGAGCCGGCAGACGAGCCGCAGGACATCGTCATCACCGGTTCGCTGGTCGAGCGCAGCGGTTTCGACACGCCGACGCCCGTCACGGTGATCGGCATGGACGCGATCGAGCGCGTCGCGGCACCCAGCATTGCCGACGTCATCAACCAGATGCCGGCCGTCCGCCCCTCGCTCACCCCGACCAGCGCGGTCAACGCGGGCGGCAACACCCAGACCGGCGGCAACTTCCTGGACCTGCGCGGCCTTGGCTATGCCCGCACGATGGTGCTGCTCGACGGGCGCCGCTACGTGCCGACCAACCCGACCGGCGCGGTCAGCATCAACAACATCCCTCAGGCGCTGATCGACCGCGTCGATATCGTCACCGGCGGCGCATCGGCCGCCTATGGCGCGGACGCGGTGGCGGGTGTCGTCAACCTGCGCATCAATTCGAAGATGCAGGGCGTACGCGCGACGCTTCAGGGCGGCATGGCGGAGGAGGGTGATTATCGCCAGATCCTCGCCTCGGTCGCGGCCGGGACCAAGGTCACCGATCGGCTCCACCTCGTCGTCGGCGGCGAGTTCTCGGACAATAACGGCATCAACCGTCTGTTCGACCGCGACTGGAGCGCGTGCGGTCCGGGTCTGCTCACCAATCCGAATGCGGGCAATGGCGGTCTCGGTACGCCGGAGCAGCCGCGCTTCTTCGTCACCGAATGCGGCGTTCGCAGCAGCAACGTGACCTATGCCGGCGTGATCTCCGGCGCGACCTTCACGCCGGGCAATGGTGCGGCGATCACCAACATCGTCAACCTGCCGAGCTATCTGAAGGGCATCCAGTTCTCCAACAGCGGACAGGCGATCCCCTATAATTTCGGCACGCAGGTCAGCTCGGGATCGATGCTCGGCGGCGACGGCCTCAACGGTGTAGCCGAGCAGGTCGGTGCGACCCCGATCACCCGCTACAGCGGCTTCGGGCGGCTGACCTGGGAAGTGGGCAGCGGCTTCGAACTGTTTGCCGAGCTTTCCTATCACAAGTTCAATTCGGAGCAGGACAATATCCCGTCCAGCTTCCAGTACACGCTGCGTTCGGACAATGTGTTCCTGCCCGCCGCGCTGCGTCAGACGATGATCGACAACAGCGTCGCATCGATCGTGGTGGGGAAGAACAACCGCGATCATGGACGTGTCCGGACGCGGTTCGATACCGACACGCTTCAGACCGCCATCGGCCTCAGCGGCGAGTTCGCGCCGGGCTGGAAGGTCGATGCCTATTACGCCTATGGCCGCAACTACACCCAGAATGACGGTCGCAACGTCCGTGTCACGGGCAACTACACGCTCGCCCTCGACTCGATCGACGATCCGCGGACGCCGGGGATCGTCGATCCGATCTGTCGATCGACCATTGCCAATCCGAGCAATGGCTGCGTCCCGCTCAACATTCTTGGCATCGTCAATCCGAACGATCCCGCGCTGCTCTATGTGAACGGGTTCAGCAGGTTCATCAGCGACATTCGTCAGAACACGATCGCTGCGACCGTGCGCGGCAAGCCCTTCTCGACCTGGGCCGGGCCGGTGGCGTTCGCCATCGGCGCCGAGTATCGCGACCAGGATCTGGCGGTCGATTATGATGTCCGTTCGCAGGCCGGTGCATTCGGCGCGCCCAGCCTGCCCTATTCCGGGCAGGTGCATGTCAAGGAGTTGTTCGGCGAACTGATGGTCCCGCTGCTCAAGGATTCATCGCTCGGCAAGCGGCTGAGCCTCGATCTTGCGGGCCGTATCACCGACTACAGCACTTCTGGCACGGTCGAGACCTGGAAGGCCGGACTCGATTATTCGCTCAGCGATTCAATCCGCTTCCGCGCCACACGGTCGCGCGACATCCGCGCGCCCTCGCTCGCCGAACTGTTCCAGCGTAGCGGCAGCTCCAACCTCAACGTCACCGATTTCGATCCGCGTTTCCTGGGGCAGAGCTATCTCATCACCGCGCTGACGGCGGGCAATCCGAACCTGAAGCCCGAAATTGCCGATACCTTCACCGGCGGCATGGTGCTGACGCCAACGGCGATTCCCGGGCTGCGCCTGTCGGTCGATTACTATGACATCCAGATCAAGGACGCGATCATCCAGATCACGCCGGCGGCGACGGTGCAGCAGTGTTTCACGGTCAACCCTGCGGCCTGCGCGTTCATCACGCGCGGCAGTGACGGACGCATCGCAAGCGTGTTCAGCGGGCCCGTGAACCTCGCCAGCGCGATGACTCGCGGCGTGGACGTCGAGCTCCAATATTCGTTGCCCGTGGGCGCGGACCGCATCACCGTCCAGACCCTGGTCAACTATCTGATCAAGACCGAACTGGACGACGGCATCGCCAAGGTGCGGCTCGACAACAGCATGGCGCAATCGACCGTCGCGGCGCTGGGCGGCAACCCGCGCTGGAAGGCGAACTTCAACGCCAGCTACATTGCCGACGATTTCCGGTTCAGCGGCACCGCGCGCTATGTGGGGGGCGGCTATATCGACCGCACGCTGACTGCGAAGGATCTCGACAAGCTGACGGTGAAGGGCCGGGTCTATTTCGATATCTCGGGCGAGTTGACGCTGTTCAAGCCCAAGGGCGAGGGGAGCAAGGTGGCTCTGTTCGCGGCGGTGCAGAACCTGCTCGACACCGATCCGCCGATCACCGGCGCGGGCGGCTATGGCACCACGCGCGGCCTGTTCGACACGATCGGCCGCCAGTTCATCGGCGGCGTTCGGCTGAACTTCTGA